In the genome of Brachypodium distachyon strain Bd21 chromosome 3, Brachypodium_distachyon_v3.0, whole genome shotgun sequence, the window ggaggacccggaggaggtggagccgTGGCTCGGGAGCTCCGACTCGGAGCCGGAGGAgcacccgccggcgctcgAGCCGTGGGTCCCATCCCCCGAGACAGAGCCGGAGCAGCATCCGCCGGTGCCTGCACCGACGAATTCGGCGTCCacggaggaagagggggagtTCAGGCCGCGGTGGCCTGGGTTTCCCGGCGCGAGCGTGTTCCGGCTGGTCGTGGCGGGGGACAAGGTGGGCGGCCTCATAGGGCGCCGGGGCGAGACCATCAGGCGCCTCTGCGAGGAGACCCGCGCCCGCGTCCGCGTCCTCGACCCCGCGGACGGCGTCGCCGGCCAGCAGATCGTAAGACGCCTTTCGCTTCGCTTCTCTTCCAGGGAATTTTGGTTGGCCCGTGACCCGTGTTAGGGTTTATGGCTCGATGCGGTGGTTAGGATCATTGGACACGGGAATggcatgtgtttttttttccgcgGGTCACCTGTCCCATGCTTAACTTGAGAGGTTTGCGTGCGTGGAGGATGCGTTGCTAAGGTCTCACGTCTGTTGTCACCAATCAGGCTGACTGATTAGCGCTACAAGCCAAGGCTAAATGAGAAATTGGCTCTGGGTTTTGTGCATGCTGACTGTTAAATTGGACTGTGGCATATGCGTGGGTCTGCCGCGAGTAATTCTTGACATAAAAATAAGTCAGAAGTTTGGTGTCGTCATTGCTCTGGTTTGGGTTATTCAATTCCAAATTCTGTAGGGACTTGGGCAGTTTGATGATTGTCACACTGTAAAGTTTCATCTTGCAATGACATGCTAGATGTAATTATGTTGTTTATTACTCGTACATAATAGATAGCGAGTGTTGCTTTGTCGCAAAGTCAAATACTTAAGTATCTGTAATGATGCAACCTGTCAGTGTGCTCACATGGATGAAGCCTAATCATCATTTAAAATTCAGTGGATAAAGTGGAAGACCACAGGCACCAGGTTGGCCAATCACATATAAAACTCAGAAACCAACCTTGATTATTGAAATGGGCAAATAGAAATAAATGGCATCACTGTTAGCTTTTAGCTTCTACCCCTTTGCCCTTTTCTTAACTTTATCACGGCTCCAGCTGTTAATCGCTATATCTGTGGGTTTGGCTTATAATGTAGAACTATGTCGTATGATCTCTTCCGATTGCCAGCTACTTTTTTCCCTGTCGTTGTTTAAGAGGGAGCAACTTAttgtttaattaatttgctCTGCAAAGTATGTGTACTTTTGTAAGGATTAGAAGCCTTGGCCATGTTATCTACTGGGGCATGTAGAGGTCATACTTTTATCAGTACAATAGTCaataaacaacaacaaaaaagttcAAACTGTGTTCATTAGTTTTCTACTTATTCACCGtgttaattttattttctgtcgTCTTTAGGTTTTGATATCTGCAACAGAAGAAACACAAGCAGAGCTGGCACCTGCAATGGATGCTGCAATTAAGATATTCAAACATGTAAATGAGATAGAAGGGATCAATGCCAGTGTCACATTTTCCGCTTCTGCACCAGAGATTTGTTCTGCTAGATTATTGGTTCCTAAAGAACAAGCTGCACACTTAATTGGCAAGCAAGGAATCATGATCAAGTCAATTCAAGAAACTACTGGTAGCACCATAAGGATTATAGATAAAGGTATATAGTTATGCATTCTACATGGACATTATTAGTTCAAAATACTTCGCACATTTCCAGTTTGATTCTGAATTGCCTGTCATTTTTGAAAACCATGAATTGATGACATTGGTTTCTTCTTTCGTGTATATTTGAATGTGGAAACAAGGGACTCTACATGGATACTCTAAAGTAAACATGGTGCCCCTAACTTGTATAGTTCACCAATATCTGAATGTCAACTTCTCTCTGCTAGGGAAAATCTGGAAAATCAATTGGACTGTTTTTCCAGCTTTATATTATAGCACCAACTTTCTCTGAAAAGTAGCACCTGCCTTCTCTCAGAAAGTAGTGCTGGTGCTGTTCACTAGAATAGCAGAACATCCTGTTTGACCTCTGGAAAGGAGTAAAGTTGATAGGATTCTTGTTCTCCTGTTATATAACTTGCTAGCATGAGAATACTTAGTTTCATTGGCAGACACCAATGAGTCAGCCCAATGGTTTCTTGTGACCCTTGTCGAAAAAGGTGGTTACCAAAAAGTTTAACACTAAGACCACCATGTAGTTCTATCACTTATCAAAATAGATTGGAGTTTTCTTTCTGCTACATAAAGAACTGAAATATTAATtgcagaaaagaagaaacttGGTTTCCATATGCTTGATCTTGTATTTGTAGCTACCAATACCATACTGATTATTTTTCAGTGTAAAAAGTCTGCCTGGGCAGCGGATTTTCCAACAGCATGTGCAGTGGGTTACAATTTTGAAAAGCCAAACAAAGTAATTTCCACATCATTTGAGCTTCTATCCTTTTGGCTAGCTTTTCTGTTTCCAATTTTATTTAGGTGGTTGTGAATTCAATCTAGATCACTGGATGTAACATTTTCTACTGGATTTACTTTTCTAGACGACCTTTTGAATTATCGGATGGTGGATGAAAGAATTGTGGAGATACTTGGTGCTTCCCTCAAGGCCCTCAATGCCCTAAAATCAGTGCTTGGACTTCTCCGGAAGTTCTTGGTTGATCATAGTGTACTTCATCTATTTGAAAGAAAGGTATTCTTGTTGTGCCTGTTGCTTATTATGCATAAAGCGGAGAGCAGCTCGTAATGTTATCATGGAATCGATATTTGCCTCGCTTATCTGCAGAACCAAGCCATAGCTCATGCACAGGATATTTCTAAAGAAAATCAGGTTTCCAATGATTATGCTCTTCCAGTGAGCCGGGACCTTTTGCTATCTGACGGTCAAAGTCCACTTAGCCCGAAAGGCAACAGATACCTGTC includes:
- the LOC100824409 gene encoding RNA-binding KH domain-containing protein PEPPER, which codes for MATAAPEELAHHGAEEEEEEEDPEEVEPWLGSSDSEPEEHPPALEPWVPSPETEPEQHPPVPAPTNSASTEEEGEFRPRWPGFPGASVFRLVVAGDKVGGLIGRRGETIRRLCEETRARVRVLDPADGVAGQQIVLISATEETQAELAPAMDAAIKIFKHVNEIEGINASVTFSASAPEICSARLLVPKEQAAHLIGKQGIMIKSIQETTGSTIRIIDKDDLLNYRMVDERIVEILGASLKALNALKSVLGLLRKFLVDHSVLHLFERKNQAIAHAQDISKENQVSNDYALPVSRDLLLSDGQSPLSPKGNRYLSYGRDPSVCDPYSSQIRHPTESLIKKITQTMKIPLPQADEIIGVGGRNIAHIRSVSGAIVVLEETGDYLNEVLVTIQGSSSQVHTAHQLVQVILLGDREAPPTRSSYNNDLDTGIPGRLFAPDGVPASQDHPLLHHEYRPSSDGWGHSAYRGYRLV